The Eggerthella guodeyinii sequence GGCCGACACGGAGCGGGCCGAGGCGCGCTTCGCGGCGTCCACCATGATGAGCAGCTCCATGAGCGCATCGTTCACGTCGTAGCCGACGGCACCGCACACCGACTGGACGAGGAACACGTCGGCGCCGCGGACGCTCTCCTGGTAGCGCGCGTAGATCTCGCCGTTCGCGAACTTCTCAAGCTTGACGTTGCCGAGCGACGCGTTCAGGTCCTTCGCGATCTCCTCGGCAAGCTCGGGGTTGACCGACCCCGAGAACAAGGCCATGCTCTTCTGCACTTCCGTCATGTGCGCGCTCCTTCGTTTCACCCTGGGGCCGCCGCACCCCGCAGCCGTCGCCCCCTGTCTCATGGGCACTATTGTATCCGCAGGCAGCACGCCCGCACAGGGGCAACTTGGCCATCTTCGCAGATTGACCGCAAGGAAGGGGTGGGCGGGGAACGAGCGCGCACCCCTGAGCCTCCGCCGCGCGCAAAAGGGCTTAGCGCACGTTCTTGCCTTCCTCGATCAGGCTTTGCAGCTCCTGCTTGGAGTGCACGCCCGCCTTCGCGTAGACGTTGCGGATGTGGCTTTTCGCCGTGTTGAACGAGATGCCCAGCTCGCCCGCGATGTACTCGATGGTGTAGCCCTTCCCCAGCAGGAACAGCACGTCGCGCTCGCGCGTCGACAGGCCCGCCTGCTCGGCCAGCGCGTTGCAGCTCTTCGTCCAGGCCCCTTCGCGCGGGAAGTCCTCGCCCGCGCCCGGCGCCGCACCGTCCGACCCGCCCTCGAGCCCCCTGCCGCTGGGAAAGAAATCGCCCGTGGCCTGGTTGGTCTGGGCGTTGCGGGTCTTCTTGAGCGCCGTGCCGATCGTGCGCTCGTTGAGGATGACCATCGACACCACGAGCAGCACGAACACCATCCCCATGGCAAGCGCCACCATGTTGCTGGCGTTCTCCATCAGCACGGGCGCCAACGACGAGCCGGCGAACCAGCCGATGGTGGTGCCCGCCGCCGATGCGCCGCGGCCCCAGCCGAACACGCGCACGTACGACAGGTCGGTGCGGTTCGCCACGTTGGCCAGCAGGCACCACACCATGAGGATGAACAGGTTGTACGCGATGCTCACCAGCTCGCCCTGGATGACACCCAAGCCGCCGAACAGCGGCACCGCGAGGTTGCCCAGGCACGTGAGGATGATGATGGGATAGTACAGCTGGCTGATGTCGAACTCGCGCACCAGCAGCCCCACCAGCACGAACAGCAGCACCGCCGTGCACCCGGTGGCGAACACGATGATGACGCCCTGGTCGGTGATCGACGAAAGCGGCTGCTGCAGCGCCATGAACCCCTTGACCACGCCCGCGATCACCGAGAACACCGCCACCGCCACCACGAGGCGGATGAAGTAGCCGCGCGGCAGCTCGCGCATGGGAACCACGTCCTCGACTTGCCGGCCCGAGGCGCGGGCGGCCGCCATGGTGAACACGACCGCGAGCAGCGGCAGGCTGGCCGTCATCAGCAGTCCCACCGGTTGCGGCAGCCCGATGCAGACGAAGTACAGCATGCCGGCGAAGATGAACGATCCCGCCGTGTACATGAACGCCTGGCGCGCGCCCACCGTGCTGTACATCGATCCCAAGCGCAGCGCGACGAACCCCGTGCCCACGCCGGTGAGCGCGCAGCCCACCACGAACAGCGCGTCCTGCGCCCCGGACGGCGACGACCACGCCACCACGAGCGTTGCCGCGGTTGCCACTCCCGCCATCACGGCCACCATCAGGCGCGACTCGACGATGCGCGCGGCAACGCGATGGAATACGCCGGCGACGATGAGCACGAGCCCCAGCGCCGTGGTCGATGCCAAGTACATAACCAGCATGGCGCTGTTTCCCACGGAGGGACCGGCCCATCCGTACAGCACGTCGCTGTTGTAGCACAGGAATATCCACGCGTAGTAGGCGCCGAAGCCCAGGAACTTCATGCTGGGCCATTGTTCGTCCAGGTCCTCGAGCAGCCTCGATGCCGAAAACCGCGCACGATCGCCCCGTCCGTTGCCCGCTTCCTCCGTACGCATCATGAACCTCCCCATCGCGCGGCCCATCGCCTGCGCCGCGCTCCCCGTATGGTCTCGGTCTATTCTAGCACCCGCTCATCTTCCCCCGCCTCGGCCGTCCCGCCCGCCGCCTTGTCGCGATCGCCGCGCGTCGCCAGAAACGGGAACGTGACGGCATGCATGGGGCAGGCATCGGCGCACGCGCGGCACTTCGTGCACTCGTTGAGCGGGGCCGACACGGACGCGTCGTGCAGGTCGATGCCTTCGGGGCACACCTCGGCGCACTGATGGCAGGGCTCGCCCTTGGACGAGCGCAGACACGCAGCCTCGTTGCTCACCGGGCGAAACGTCCGGTTCAAGCGCGCCACGAGCGACAGCAGCGCCCCCAGCGGGCAGAAGCGGCTGCACCATTTCCGCAGCACTGCCACCTCCAGCACGAGGATGGCCGGGAACACCAAAAGCGACAGCGCCACCTCGTTGAACTGGAACAGGCGCCACACTGCGATAAGGGTGGCGAACGTGAGGCCCACCGGGCAGATGAGGCAGAACACCGGGAACCCGAACACGGCCGTGGAGAGCAGCGCGCCGCCCAGCACCCAGTTGCGCGAGTCGGCCGCGCCGCCGCGCTGGGAGGCGGGAAGGTCGAGCGCGTCGGACGGGCGGCGCGTGCGCTTCGGCTCCTTGAGGCCGAAGATGCGCCTCAGCAGCGGGATCGGGCAGCCCCAGGCGCAGAACGCGCGCCCGAACAGCACCACCAGCACGACGCCCACCGCAAGCGCGATCAGCATCGGGGGCACTACGGTTTTGCTGGCGAGCGCCGCCTCCACCGCGCCGAGCGGGCACAGGGCCGCCACGTCGAAGACGCCCCAGGCCGAAGGCGTGCCCGTGCCGGTGTGCAGCGCCAGGCCCACGCACGCGAGCGCGATCACCGCCAGCGCGGACAGGGTGCGCAGCAGGTTGGAGTTCCGTTTCATCTCGCGCTCATCTCGCTCTCGTCCTCCACCACCGTCTTCCCCAGCCGCTCGTACGCGCTGGGGCTCACCACCACGATGCCGCGCCGCGAGCCGCCGGCGAAGCTGCGGTACACGAGCGCCGGGCATACGTCCTCGCACACGCCGCACCCGTTGCAGCGGGCGTCGTCCACCACCGGGTGGCCGCTGCCGTCCAGCGAGATCGCCTCGTACGGACACGCCTTCTGGCACTCGACGCATCCCTGGTAGTAGGCCACGCAGCGATCCTTCTGCACCACCGCCACGCCCATCTTGTCGACGTCGGGATCGAAGGGCCCGATGGCGCCCGTGGGGCATACCCGCAGGCAGTCGCCGCAGAAGTCGCAGCTTCCCCGATGGAAGTTCAGCTTGGGGGTGCGGGCGCGCAGCACGCCGTCGCCCACCTCGGCCACGCCGATGACCCCGGTGTGGCACACGCTGCGGCAACGGTCGCACTTCACGCACGAGGCCAACAGGCGCAGCTCGTCCTGCGCCCCCGGCGGCCGCACCAGCGAGGTTTCGGCCGCGCCGTCAGCCGCTTTCACGGCCCCGCCGAACCCCACGAACGCCACCGCCGCGGTGCAGAAGCCCGCGAACGCGCGGCGCGTGTACGCGGCCATGGCTCACGCCGCCTGGGCGCTCTGGCCGATCATCTGGTCCTCCAGCTCGAGGAAGCCCTCGGTGATGTCGGCGATGCCGCGGTAAAACGACGTGGTCGCGTACGCGCGCACGTCGGCGCACAGGCGCGGCACCCAGGCGGCGAGGTGCTCGTCGAAGAACGCGCGCTGCTTCGCGCACAGCTCGGCGTAACGCGCCGCGTCGCCCGCCTCGAGCGCCGCGCTCGCGCGCTCGACGAGCTTCGCCATGAACTGGAACTCGAACGACAGGTGGTCTTCGGGCGTGGTGTTGTCGGCCGGCAACCCCAGCTCCTCGTCGAGGTAGCACGCCACCACGGAATCGCGCGCGTCCTGCATGAGCAGGTGCTCCTCGCTCGTGTACACCGACTCGTACGGCGGCGCCATCAGCTGTTCGTACATGCCCGCGCACAAAAACACGCGCGCATAGTCCACCGCAAGCTCCTGGCGCGTGCCCGCATCGCGATGGCGCAGGTACTCCTTCACGATGCCGTAGCCCGCCCCCACGTACGCGGCGTCGACGGGAAGCTCCTGCTTCGCCAGCGCCTCGATCTGCTCGTCGGTCAGCTCCAGCTTGTACATGCTGGCCAGAAACTCGTAAAAACCCTGACGTGCGGCGTTCACCGCAGCCAGCTCGTCGCGATCATGCTGCTCCATCGCAGCCCCCTTCCTCGTGCATCCGGCGGCACCGCCGAGCGGCGCCGCCGGAGCGAACCTACAGGACGATGCCGAAGTAGTTGGCCACCGCCGTGCCCACCATCCACATGACGGCGCGGAACGCGATCGAGCCGATGATGCCGCCGGCGAAAGCGATGCCCGCCAGCGTCACACCCGACGCGGGCTTGCTGCGTGCCAGCCATCCGCATACGAGGGGCGCGAGCCCGCCGCACGCGAGGGCCACCCAGAAGATGGCCGCGGCGTCGCCCGTAGCCGCGCCCGACGCGAAACCGAACGCCAGGCCGCTCACAAGCGCCAGCACGCCGCCGACGGCGGTTTCCGCGCCCGCCAGTTTGACGGCTTCGGCGGCCTCGCCTTTGAGGGCCGCCAGCAGCAGGTACAGGCTCAAGCCGCTGGCCGCGCCGAAGCCCAGGTAGCCCAGGGGCAGCGCGATGGTGTTCCACGTGGCGCGCGCCTCCATCAGGTAGGAGTAGCCGCTCGCGAAGCTGAACACGATGCCGATGACCGCGGCAACCACGGCGACCGCCTTGCGCGCCCCGGCCGACGCATCGCGCTTCAACAGGATCAGGTACACGGCTACCGCCACGATGAACAGGCCGATGAGCAGCGCTTCCAGGAAGATGCCCGGCGTGGGGTGGCTGAGCACGGCCATGATGCGATCGGGGTGCGACAGGTGCGTCACCGACGCGATGCCGCCCACCACGGCCAGCGCGAGCGCCGTCACCGACGCCAACAGGTTGGTGCGCTTCGTGCATCCGCGCAGCTCGTCGACGGCAACGCCCACCGACACCCAGGTGCCGCAGCTGGCGATGGCCGTGAACAGAACGAGGGACCATTGGATGTCCATGCTACTCAACCCCTTCCATCCACTCGCCGTGCATGCTGGTCATGATGTACTTCGTGCAGGGGTTGTTGCCCACGTTCGGCAGCTCGTGGATGTCGGCCGCATCGTACTTCGCCAGCTCCTTCGACACGTCGGAGCTCGGATCGTCGAGGTCGCCGTAGAAGCGGGCGCCGGCGCTGCAGCTCTTCACGCACGCGGGCAGCTCGCCGTTCGCGGTCAGGTGGCCGCACAGCGTGCACTTCTCCACGGTCTGCGACGCCTTGTTCCAGTCGCGCACGCCGTAGGGGCAGGCCATCATGCAGTACTTGCAGCCGATGCACTTCTCGCGGTCGATGAGCACGACGTTGTTGCCGTCGCGGTAGCTGGCGCCGGTGGGGCACACGTGCACGCACGGCGCGTCGGCGCACTGCTGGCACATCGTGGGCAGCGGATAGCGCGTCATGTTCGGATAGTCGCCGAAGGGACCGCGCTGCAGCATCTTGTTCCAATGCTCGCCCAGGGCGATGTCGTTCTCCATCTTGCACGTGATCTCGCAGGAATAGCAGCCCGTGCAGCGGTCGAGGTTCACGACGATGCAGTTATGCGCCATACTCGAACACCTCCTCGGTGGGATCGCTCGGCTGCGGCATCCAGGGCTCGAACTGCTCGGGCTCGGTCCACACGCCTTCGGGTGCGGCCGCGTCAGGCGTGACCTTCACCTGGAAGCCGCGCAGGGTATAGGTGCCGTACTCGGGATTGTACGGCTCATCGTTCTTGGTCAGCACGTTGATGTTCATCACCTTGTACGCGCGCTCGGGATCGGTGTCCAGCAGCTCGGGCGCCCAGAACCGCTCCTGGTAGATGACGCCCTTGGCGATGGCCGTGGTCACGCGCGCCTTGCCATGCGTCTCGCCGCGACGGCTGGCGATGGTGCACCACTGGCCGTCTTCCACGCCGTAGGCTGCCGCGTCGTCCGGATGGATCCACATCTCGGGGACGGGGTAGATCTCGCGCAGGTACGGGATGTTGCGCAGCGTGCCGTGGTGGTACATCGGCAGGCGGCCTTCGGTCAGCACGAGGGGATACTCGGTGTCCGTGAGCGGGCTTTCAGCCGGCTCCTTGTAGTAGCACAGCGGCTCGTAATCCTTCGACGCCGGCTCCAGCACGAGGTTCTTCTCCTCGAAGCACTGCGACCAGGGGAAACCCGTGCGGCCCAGGATGGTGTTGGACTCGCAGTACACCTCGCACTTCTTGGAAGGCGTCCCGAAGCCCTTGGCTTTGCCGGTGGCCTCGTCAACCGCCTTATAGCCGTAGTACGTGCGGTACTCCTCTTCGGTGCACCACTCGAACACGCCCTTCTCGGCCGCTTCCTCCCAGCTCATCTTCAGGTTGTTGAGGTGCAGCTTCTGCTTTTCGTACTCGTTCTTGTACATCGGGATGCCGTTCGTGCCCTCGGCCGTGAAGGCCTCCTGCGCATGCACGTTGCCCATCTCGGCCATCTTCTGCACGATCTGCGTCCAGATGAGGCCCTCCTCCACCGTCTCGAACAGGTGGGTGACCGCCTGGCGGATGACGATGGCGTTCAGCTGCGGGATGACCAGGTTGGTTTCCAGCCACTCGGCAGAGGGGAGCAGCATGTCGGCGCACAGCACGGAGAACGCCGTCGGGTACATGAAGATGTGGCAAACGAAGTCGAGGTTCGGGACGATCTCGTCGAGGCAGGTGGCGTTGCCCAGCACCACGTGCTTGTTGCCGGAGCGCTCGAACCATGCATGGATCTGGTAGGGATCGCCGTCCTTCATGGCCTTGAACACCGCGGGAATGAACGCCATGTCCCAGTCGAGCAGGCCCTTGTGCTCCTGCACGCCCAGGCGCTTGAGCATCTTCTCCTTCTTCAGGAAGCGCGGCGTGTTGGGAATCTGGTCGCGCGCCGGGCAGGCTTTGAAACTTTGCAGCATGGCGCCGGGCTTCTGCACGTTGCCCATGAGGTACTCGAGGTTGAGGGCGCCGAGCGCGCACTGCTGCGACTGCTCGTATTGGTCGATGGGCACGCCCTGCATGATGCCGGACTGGCCCGTCGTGTAGATCTCCAACGCCTTCTCGATCTGGCCCTCGTCGAGCCAGCAGATCTCGGCCGCCTTCGCCAGCGTGAACTCCTCCACGCTCTCCTTGAGCAGCTGGCCGCCCGTGGGATACTGCTTCCCGTCGATCTCGTACGTGCCGAACAGCGGCGGGGTGACGCCCTCGTTCATGGGGTACTCCAGCACGACGGGCTTGCCCTGCGCCGGATCCCAGATGACGTAATCGGCGTCGGTGCCTTCGAGGCCGCATTCGGTGGGCTTGAGGGTCAGGCGCGTCTCAGGGTTCACGAGGTAGGGCATGTTGGTCCAGTTCGTGCAGAAGTCCTCGTCGTACTTCTTGTTGTCGATGATCCACTTCGTCCACGCCATGAGCAGCGCGGCGTCGGTGCCGGGGCGGATGGGCAGCCACACGTCGGCCTTGGCGGCGTCCATCGTCATGCGCGGGTCGATGACCACCGTCTTCAAGCCCTGCTCGCGAGCTCGCAGCTCGGCCAGCGCGCGGCCGCCCGTGGCAACCGAGCTGTTGGCCGGGTCGGTGCCCCACAGCACGAGGGAGTCCACCGGCGAGTCGGTGAAGTAGTAGTCCCAGCCATTGGAGTCGCTGAAGGACAGGTTGTTCGGCTTGCCCATGCCGTTCGACAGCTGCGAGGCGCCCATGCGTGGCAGGTAGCACTGCGCGCAGCCAGGCTCCCACACGTTGGGCGTGTTGATGGCCTCGCCGAAGCGCTTCACGTTGCTGAAGTGCGGGTTGCCGCCACCGCCGGTGGACACGGCCACGCATTCCGAGCCGTACTTCTCGTCGATCTCGATGAGCTTCGTGGCGATCTCGGTGATGGCCTCGTCCCAGGTGATGCGCTCCCACTGGTTCTGGCCGCGCTCGCCCACGCGGCGCATGGGGTACTTGTTGCGGTTGGGATGGTACAGCGCCTGGATGCCGGCCATACCCTTCGCGCACAGGCCACCCTGGCTCATGGGGCTTTCGGGATTGCCCTCGATCTTGATGACGCGACCGTTCTTCACATGCGCCAGCACGGCGCAGCTTGCGATGCAGGCGCGGCAGGCCGTCTTCACGATCTTCACGTCGCCGCCCGTATCGGCATGCGCCGGATCGACGTGCACGAGGTCGTCGCTCACGGCAACGCCCAGACCGCATGCGGCGCCCAGCGCCGCCGCCGACTTCACGAAACTGCGTCGCGTGATGGTAGGCTGTGTCATGTTCCCTCCTCCTTGTATCTCGTCTTGTATCTCGTCATTGCCGGTGGTGCTTGGTTGCTCGTATCTCAGATGGAACGCCCGCTCGCGCGCGGAGCCAGGGCGATCGGGCAGCGCTTTACCCGACCATGGCCAGCATCTGCCGGCCGGCATCCGTCGTCTTCCACGAGCCG is a genomic window containing:
- a CDS encoding helix-turn-helix transcriptional regulator gives rise to the protein MMRTEEAGNGRGDRARFSASRLLEDLDEQWPSMKFLGFGAYYAWIFLCYNSDVLYGWAGPSVGNSAMLVMYLASTTALGLVLIVAGVFHRVAARIVESRLMVAVMAGVATAATLVVAWSSPSGAQDALFVVGCALTGVGTGFVALRLGSMYSTVGARQAFMYTAGSFIFAGMLYFVCIGLPQPVGLLMTASLPLLAVVFTMAAARASGRQVEDVVPMRELPRGYFIRLVVAVAVFSVIAGVVKGFMALQQPLSSITDQGVIIVFATGCTAVLLFVLVGLLVREFDISQLYYPIIILTCLGNLAVPLFGGLGVIQGELVSIAYNLFILMVWCLLANVANRTDLSYVRVFGWGRGASAAGTTIGWFAGSSLAPVLMENASNMVALAMGMVFVLLVVSMVILNERTIGTALKKTRNAQTNQATGDFFPSGRGLEGGSDGAAPGAGEDFPREGAWTKSCNALAEQAGLSTRERDVLFLLGKGYTIEYIAGELGISFNTAKSHIRNVYAKAGVHSKQELQSLIEEGKNVR
- a CDS encoding 4Fe-4S binding protein encodes the protein MKRNSNLLRTLSALAVIALACVGLALHTGTGTPSAWGVFDVAALCPLGAVEAALASKTVVPPMLIALAVGVVLVVLFGRAFCAWGCPIPLLRRIFGLKEPKRTRRPSDALDLPASQRGGAADSRNWVLGGALLSTAVFGFPVFCLICPVGLTFATLIAVWRLFQFNEVALSLLVFPAILVLEVAVLRKWCSRFCPLGALLSLVARLNRTFRPVSNEAACLRSSKGEPCHQCAEVCPEGIDLHDASVSAPLNECTKCRACADACPMHAVTFPFLATRGDRDKAAGGTAEAGEDERVLE
- a CDS encoding 4Fe-4S dicluster domain-containing protein; amino-acid sequence: MAAYTRRAFAGFCTAAVAFVGFGGAVKAADGAAETSLVRPPGAQDELRLLASCVKCDRCRSVCHTGVIGVAEVGDGVLRARTPKLNFHRGSCDFCGDCLRVCPTGAIGPFDPDVDKMGVAVVQKDRCVAYYQGCVECQKACPYEAISLDGSGHPVVDDARCNGCGVCEDVCPALVYRSFAGGSRRGIVVVSPSAYERLGKTVVEDESEMSAR
- a CDS encoding TorD/DmsD family molecular chaperone; the protein is MEQHDRDELAAVNAARQGFYEFLASMYKLELTDEQIEALAKQELPVDAAYVGAGYGIVKEYLRHRDAGTRQELAVDYARVFLCAGMYEQLMAPPYESVYTSEEHLLMQDARDSVVACYLDEELGLPADNTTPEDHLSFEFQFMAKLVERASAALEAGDAARYAELCAKQRAFFDEHLAAWVPRLCADVRAYATTSFYRGIADITEGFLELEDQMIGQSAQAA
- a CDS encoding dimethyl sulfoxide reductase anchor subunit family protein, which translates into the protein MDIQWSLVLFTAIASCGTWVSVGVAVDELRGCTKRTNLLASVTALALAVVGGIASVTHLSHPDRIMAVLSHPTPGIFLEALLIGLFIVAVAVYLILLKRDASAGARKAVAVVAAVIGIVFSFASGYSYLMEARATWNTIALPLGYLGFGAASGLSLYLLLAALKGEAAEAVKLAGAETAVGGVLALVSGLAFGFASGAATGDAAAIFWVALACGGLAPLVCGWLARSKPASGVTLAGIAFAGGIIGSIAFRAVMWMVGTAVANYFGIVL
- a CDS encoding 4Fe-4S dicluster domain-containing protein — translated: MAHNCIVVNLDRCTGCYSCEITCKMENDIALGEHWNKMLQRGPFGDYPNMTRYPLPTMCQQCADAPCVHVCPTGASYRDGNNVVLIDREKCIGCKYCMMACPYGVRDWNKASQTVEKCTLCGHLTANGELPACVKSCSAGARFYGDLDDPSSDVSKELAKYDAADIHELPNVGNNPCTKYIMTSMHGEWMEGVE
- a CDS encoding molybdopterin-containing oxidoreductase family protein produces the protein MTQPTITRRSFVKSAAALGAACGLGVAVSDDLVHVDPAHADTGGDVKIVKTACRACIASCAVLAHVKNGRVIKIEGNPESPMSQGGLCAKGMAGIQALYHPNRNKYPMRRVGERGQNQWERITWDEAITEIATKLIEIDEKYGSECVAVSTGGGGNPHFSNVKRFGEAINTPNVWEPGCAQCYLPRMGASQLSNGMGKPNNLSFSDSNGWDYYFTDSPVDSLVLWGTDPANSSVATGGRALAELRAREQGLKTVVIDPRMTMDAAKADVWLPIRPGTDAALLMAWTKWIIDNKKYDEDFCTNWTNMPYLVNPETRLTLKPTECGLEGTDADYVIWDPAQGKPVVLEYPMNEGVTPPLFGTYEIDGKQYPTGGQLLKESVEEFTLAKAAEICWLDEGQIEKALEIYTTGQSGIMQGVPIDQYEQSQQCALGALNLEYLMGNVQKPGAMLQSFKACPARDQIPNTPRFLKKEKMLKRLGVQEHKGLLDWDMAFIPAVFKAMKDGDPYQIHAWFERSGNKHVVLGNATCLDEIVPNLDFVCHIFMYPTAFSVLCADMLLPSAEWLETNLVIPQLNAIVIRQAVTHLFETVEEGLIWTQIVQKMAEMGNVHAQEAFTAEGTNGIPMYKNEYEKQKLHLNNLKMSWEEAAEKGVFEWCTEEEYRTYYGYKAVDEATGKAKGFGTPSKKCEVYCESNTILGRTGFPWSQCFEEKNLVLEPASKDYEPLCYYKEPAESPLTDTEYPLVLTEGRLPMYHHGTLRNIPYLREIYPVPEMWIHPDDAAAYGVEDGQWCTIASRRGETHGKARVTTAIAKGVIYQERFWAPELLDTDPERAYKVMNINVLTKNDEPYNPEYGTYTLRGFQVKVTPDAAAPEGVWTEPEQFEPWMPQPSDPTEEVFEYGA